The region GTGGATGATTTGGAAGAGGTGAGCTATGACATAAACAACAAAATATCTTAAGCtatgatttaaaaaatttaaaatagataaGATAAGTGGGCTAGCGAAAACTAGAGGTCACCCCAACAAATTCAGATCGCCAACTCATTCCAGATGATGAATCATATGGATTGTTGTTAATGCATGATTTTAAGGAATATAACCAAATAAAATAGCTAAAATAGAAACAGTTGAGATCGATTGCCGATTatgaataaaatatatatgtaaatGATTTAAGGACAGATTAAAGAAAGCATATAGAATCTGACAGTTTTTATCTGCGACGAGTTAGTAGGAATAATCAAAAGCGCCGAGCCTAAGAAATTTGAAGAATCAAAGTTAGAGAGCATttcaactcttttttttttttttttgaaagtgagaGCATTTCAACTCTTAATGGGCAGAGAATATATTTTGAcgtaataaaattataaaacatataaaatatcatCTAGGAGGAAACTAATGATGCCGATGGCAAAAGGAAGTTCATATGTGTTGATCCCAAATTCTTCATGTTCCGGTTCTTTGTTAGGTGAGGGAAACTCATCAATCAAGGTCATAGATGGGATATGGAATCAGGTTACGTCAATGTAAAAGATATAAACATATTGACGTGGTTTTGTTATTTCTAACTCACATATGAAGCATATATACAAATGCTTGCATACATTAGGGGACATCAACCTATATGTTCATTAACTATTTCTGTGTCTAGAGATTAGTAGTGGAGTGCACCTGAATGAACTTTTACTCTAATTCATTATAAGAGTTTTGTTAACTTTTGCCTTAAAATAAGTGTTATTCATACTGGTGCGAACGAATATCTAAGCATATACATATATTAATCTTGATTTTCAGAAAACTTAATTAAGAGTACCTACCTTCATATTAATCTTGATTTTCTATATTTCTATTTTACCATATTGGAATTCTAGCAAACACTCATCCACACTTGAATATTATGCATGACATTCAGAGACGACCACAACAAACTATAGGTGCAAATGGAGATCTTCATCATAAACAATTTCCATCGATTATGGATTGATGTTGAGTTCAATTTGGATTTTACATTTTATTGATGTTGGATTCAATTTGAGTTTTTATCTAGATTTGAGTTTTTGATTTCTGGATTTGAGATGAAGGAGGGGGGTTGAGAAAGATGAGGGCTTGAGTTTTTGTGGTTGTGATATTGCAatgagaattgttattcagaccccctcCCCCACCCCACCCCTATTTAGACTGGAGGAAATTTCTGAAACCCGAAATTACCCCTTTCGAACGCACCTTTAACTTGCGTGATGATCGCAGTTTGAACCTTATTTTCCGAGTGCGAAACAGACGCACACTGAGGGTGCGATTGTGACGCACTTTAAGAGTGCGTTTAAAACGCACCGGCCATTGACCATGAGTCAACAACCGGTAAAACTCATTAAATGAGTCATTAAGTGCGTCGGTACAACCTAGGTCATCGCAACTCTATAAAAAGGGCTTCCCAATCCTTCATTTTTCACACAAcacctctcttcttcctctcctcctcttctATGCTTTTCTTATGTCTTCTTTTTAATGTTATTCTTTTGGTTTAGGGGGTTTTGAGTGGTTGGGGTTATGTGGATGTTATCCCCAACATTAGCAACTTTGAGTACTTTGAAagtgaaatttcaaattcagaGTGCCAAAGTTGCTAATGTAGGGGTGACCATCCTTGCTTATGTGCTTGTTCAAAGTACTCAAAGTTGCTAAATAGAATAGGTCCACGCTCTCGTGGAAAAGGTCCTCCTCCGGTGTGGTATTGTGATGGAAACATCAAGGCTCACCCAGGCTCAGGTGGCTGCACTGGATCTATCCGGGATGCCGAGGAGGAGAAGACAAGGAAGGGGACCTCAGAAGCCAAGAAAGAGgacctgaagaagaagaagactcccTCCTGATTGTATCCCATAAGGggggtcattgtacttgtatATGTCAAGTACTAGGGTTAGGACTTAGGGTCTAggggtcattgtacttgtatgttcgaaaattttgtaatttatcatcaaaaaattatgaataaagtACTTATTTGTTTCACcatgtttctgtttctgtttcatATCTAGTTCTGGTTTCGAGTTACAAATCGCACTCTCAAGGTGCGTCTTCGACGCTACTCCAAGGAGCGTCTGCGTCGCACCATGTAGAAGCGTCTAACACGCACCCTGGGAGTGCGATTAATTCAAAACTTGTGTCGTGTACAGGGACCCTGGCATGGAACATTGTTTGGGTGTTACATGTCGCACTCTCATGGTGCGTCTTAGACGCATCTTAAGGATGCGATTGAGACGCACCCTGAGTGTGCGATGAGAACAGTAAATGTTACATGTTACCAAAACAGAACAATTGGAGACTAAATTAAGGGAAAATTAATCACATCACAACATAACTTGTCTTTAAAACACAACCTACGTGAAAAGTAATTTGTCTTCAATACAGTCATCCTTTAATTAATCCTAAAACACTAGACCTAACTAGTCTTCGAGGTAGatgcttttccttttcctttcttctttctgtcaGGGCTACCACCACCATGCAACTCCATTGCCACTGCcactgtcatcatcatcacttcCATACTCCAAGTGTTGCATTATGATATCCCGCATACGCTGGTTTGCCTCGAGGATCCGCTGAGGGGTCTCACTGGGGTCAACTGTGATATCACTCAACTCCCGTAATTGTTCGAGAACATCCTACAAGCAACAATGAAACAGAATCATAAATTGtaacataaacaaaatcaaactAGTCATTAAATTATTGATCCTTACCACAAGAGTTACTGCCACATGACCTCTTGTTTCAGGAGGGACCACAAAGCGGTGTGAGATTGTCTTGTACCACTCAAAGTAGCGAGGCGTTGTCGTTGGAGTGTCAATATGTTGAGCAGCCACGCAATGAGCCATGTTCTCAAACCTCTCATCAATATCCTCAACAGGGGGAATGTTTGCCAGTGGTAAATTGGGTTGATCCTGGAGCATATGGAACTGCCTCAACACACGCTCTAGCAGATATGGCCGGATGATGCCTGAATGCCGAATCCACCCACTGTAAAAACACTCCTGCTGAAAGGGCCAATCCACTTTATGCCCGTCATATGGAGTTCATATAACATTGTTATCCCTAAGGTCATCTAGGATTAGCCTCTTCGCATGCAGGTCCACAGTCCCCCTCTTGGAGACCCATTTGCAAGCTCGCGGGTCTTCTCACTGTATTTCCTGTTCAGGTTTCTATCAAACAATGAAGCAGGGAAAGGCTCAAATATCCATGCCTGTAATCAAATAATCATACATCAAGATGAGATACCTTAAATTACGTTAATtacaatttaactaaaataagagTTGTAGAATCATACCTGAAACAGATTAAGTATCCTCCAAGACTAGTGGTACTGACCTTGGTGGCGTCCTTCAGCTGGTCATAAAGGAAAACCAATGCCATAGCGCCCCATGCATACTCCCCAACCTTTTCCAAATTCACGAACATCCCCAAATATGCAACATCCACCTTGTTGTTTGTCTTCCCACAGAAGATCGTCATGCCCACCAAACGCAGCAAGAAGGCTCTAGCAGCTTTCTTGGTCTTCCCTTCCTTAGCCATGTCCTCAGCCACCTTCAACAACCATGTATAACGAGCATAAGGTCCTAAGGACTTCCGGATCTCCTCTTCAGCATCTGCTTGTGTAACACCAAGCTGTTTATGCAATGCACTGGCTGCATCCTCACGAGTCAGGACTGGGAGAGTGAAGAATTTTCCCTTCACAGGAATGTGTAGCAAAGAACTAACATCATCCAGTGTGAAGGTCATCTCCCCAAATGGCATATGGAAATAGGATGTCTCCGGCTGCCATCTCTCCACAAATGATGTTAGCATGGTCTTGTCAACGGAGGAAAGGTTGCATGTCAACAAAGGCAATAGACCAGCAGCCTCAACCCTTCCCTTTACATAAGTCGAAAAGCATTTTTTTCACATCGTTATGCTTCTTCTTATCATTCCCAAGCATAGCATTTCCATGGTGGTAGGTTTTCAAGACACCTCTATCAAGCACTTCAGCAGGTTTCTTGTAATGCTTCCACACCTCCAGTGATATATGTTGCTTGAAGCTCTTCAGCAAGGTATTGTCATAAGGCCCCCCAGGAAAGAATATATCATCATCATTATCTTCCTCACCTTGATCTGCTTGTGTATGTCCGCcatcctcttcatcctcctcttcctcctcctcttcctcctcttcctcctcctcctcctcagtagaaccctcctcctcttcttcaccagaactctcctcctctccttgacCAGAACCCTATTATGCATCAACCATATCATCATCTTTAGGTTCAAGCTCCTGTACTTCTTCAGGTTCAGGCTCAGGTTCCTGTACTGCACTGGCAGCAGTCGTTGCACTACTTGCACGCCTTTTACGAGTTGCCTCGTCACGCCTTTTACgtgcttcttctttctttcgtaGGGAAGCGGCTTCACGAGCCTTACGTACCGATGCCGTGGGGGGAATTCTCCCTTCGTTGGCCGGTGGCACACTCAAATTCTTTGTTCTTGCCATATTTGAACCAACATTGGAAACATAAGACTcaaaacagaacaaaaacaTAGCATTGAAGCTTTGACAGATAAGGGTCTATGACGCACTCTCAGGGTGCGTCTGTGTCGCTCCTTAAGGGTGCGTATCAAGCGCACCCTTAAGGTGCGTGCATTCTGAACACGCACGTTCAAGATGCGACACAGACGCGTCTACAAGGTGCGATCAAAACCATAACATAATGGGTCGGGTCGCGTAACGAACCTGGGTTCCGGGAAGAATGTTTGGGCTGTTGGCAGCAGAAGGTGGCGATGGGGGTGGCGGCGACTCCACACGGTTGCGGTGTAGCTGGCGATGGCGGCGGCCGGCGGAGGCAGTGGAGGATATGCgtgagagagggagggagattTTGAAAGAGAGAAATGTGTTTGGGGGAGgggttggggggggggggttcagAAGTTTGAAAAAGTGGGAGAAGTGGGAGGGGGGAGTTAGTGGGGAAAgtgagaagttttttttttaacaggggCATTTTGGACAATTCGCCAATTTTGAGGGGTCTGAATAGGGGTCGGGGGgatctgaataacaattctctATTGCAATTTAGGTTTTATATATGATGCGTATAATTGTGGTGGATTTGAGATGAAGAATGAGAGTTTAATCTGGATTTAGGTTTTGGGATCAAGATGAACTAGTTTTCTGAGTTTTAGATATTCCTTTTCTCTTAATATTTGTCGTGTGAAAATTCCTAGATTTTATTTACAATTGCCGACTCATGTGATATATAAATCTTGATTATTTTGTCAACTCATTTTAAATATCATATCTTAGCCTTAGCCTTAATGTATCTCTGCTCTTATTTGAGTGTATattaccaaaaagaaaaattgtcAACACCATCtcccaaaaaaattatatatgggTGAATTGGGTTCTCTTTTGTAAATGCACGAGGTGCATGTAGTTTGTTATAGAACTTAGGGGTATCGATCCACATCTAGGATAGGGAATACCAACCTTTTCTACTACAAGTTAAATCCATGCTTAAACAAGACTATGTGCCAATATGCTGAAAAGACCTCAAATCCTTAATGAATTAAAGAAAGATTATGTTCTTCACGAATTAGGACACATACAGGACATTCTCTCACAGTAAATTTATCAACTAAAACCTTTCAAGTATTACAGAACGTTGACATTAGTTCTGCCAGTTGTTTATTTGGTCCAATCAGAAAAACGAAAAGAATTTTAAGAAAGGTTAAGTTCGCTATGCCGAATTGCGGATGATGAAAGCTCGCACTATTATTAGTCGAAGAATTTAGACGCAGTTTGTTTAAGGtttgtaattaaaaataacatttttatTACAGAAAGGAACTTCTAAGAATGTTACATCTTCGGAactttttttcataaatatcACAAAGCACAACTTTACAAGGGTACTCGAACCTAATATACATAACTTCAAAACCCATTGTGTTACACAACCACACCCATTTACATAACCTTACATATACATAATCTCCTTGTACAAAATTTTGTTGGGGCAAGAAATGCTTAAAAGTACATAACATTTAGCTATATGTGAGTACATTTTAAGCGGAAGTCTCAATATTTGCATCGTTGTTGGACGGGCTCTCCACCAACATGACACGCCGTAACCACATTAATGCCACGAAGACTTTTGGCACAAGAAGTTGTCACAATGGTCAAACCAACCAACAACTCGGATATTACTGTTGGGTCAAATGAGATGTTTAAAACTACAGGGATCCCCACGCCAGGCTAAAGAGCAAACCATAATTGTAGATTGTACATTTTATCTTTCACCCCAAATCTTAAGAAATTAAATGTATGAGTCATTTTACATATAAACTGTTCAACACTCTCATTTTCTTCCAATTTCTGCGCTCACTAGTTGATGTTTGTGGTTACTTTCATTGCATAAAAACGTCCAGTCATGTAGCTAAGTGCGCATTCACTGTGTGGCCTTAGCGTTGGGACCCAGGAACCTTGGTGGCTCTCCCTAAATAAATAAGATTTCTTTATTgccttatttttatttcaaatgcCTAAATATTGCATCAGCCCACGAAATGCATGTATTCCTTCATAGGTGTATTGTTGGTAAAGAATGCATGTGGCCATGACCTCACTTATGCTTGCATTATAAGATAAAAAAGAATAATGATAGTACTTACTAACTAtagcatatttattttatagaTAAAGTTTTGTTCACACACATCATTAAGTATAAATGATGTCATCCGCAAGAATGATTAATTTAACATTTTCAAACTATTTCATTTGTAAATCTAGAGTGAAGACATCCTCAACTGCTAAGACGTGTACCAATAGCTAGGGATGGCACCAGCGTGAGGCGGGGCGGGGAGTGTCTTCCCGCTCCCGCCCCCACATCTTTCTTCTGTCTCCGTCCTCATCCCCATTCCCCGCATCGGAGTTAATTTTCACCTCATTCCCACTCCCCATGGGTCCCCACAGAAATCCCTAACATgtcattaaaaatttaaataagtatGTAAAATACCCAAGTTTAAGCAATAAATTTAAAGACTACAAGTGATAATGTAATTAGTATGTAACTATATCaaattcaatataaatatatgatccagtttaaataaaattcatcacACAATGTGTAAAGTCTACATAATGAACAATATGAACCGTAAATTACAACATTCAAACTCATAATCTAAAGCCCAACACCAAAAGTATTCTCTCGAGCATTCTACTCATCTAAAAAGTAAAGTTTGTATCGTAAGTAATTCAATATTTATAAGTGTATTATTGTATTTTAACTTATATATACGGGGCGGGAACTCCGCAGGGCGGGGAGAGTGATCCCCATCCTCGTCCCCAAATTCTTATCAGGGGGATTTTCATCCTCGTCCCCATCTCCATGGGGAAAAATTCCTCAAGGTCGGGACCCCAAACAGAGCAGTCCCCACGGGGATCCCCATTTCCAGGTGGAAATTGTCATCCTACCCTTAGCCTTATGAAATTGGGTAATAGAAGAAAcacaagaaaaataattttttcaccAATCAAACTCACTTTTACCTTTAGAGAGAAAgaaatgaaggaaaaagagaaaaGTAGTCAGTGTAATATATGACATATGATGTAATAAAAAGTGAGAAAAAGCGAGAAAAATGTAGTTGTGAGTGTGTATATATATGGATAAAACTTAGGTCAAGTTCCTTACTTCAATTCCATCGAGTTTATGtgtaatttttcaaattttgacaccatttatttttagaattagTTGCACATGTGTCATCACATGATTGGTGAACTTGATGAAATGGATTTAAGAAACTTGATGTAAGTTTCTccctatataatatatatatcatttaatGGTATATGAATCATCAATCTAGCTCAACGAAAAACTGCATGAAACAACATATAGAGCTGAATGTGGGAACAATAAGAAAAATGCACGGGTGATGTGGGAATATCATAGCTAACTTATACTAAAAGCTAAGAACCCACTTTCTTCCTCTGTCTTCTCAATTGTCTGTTAATCTTTCTCTTGATGGATGCTTGCCACTATAAATACCCTTCTTCTCCTGCATCTTCGCCAAGCTCACAccctccatcttcttcttcttcttttccttcaACCACACGTCCACACCTACACATTTTCATTCTCACCCACCACAAGTCCcaggtgaaaaaaaaaaaaaacagagaaagcAAAATGAGGAGCATTTCAACCTCAAAGCCAATCACTGCTTCTCACTCCCCATGGCACGGGCCAGTCCCCTACCTCTTCGGAATACTCGCAGCCATGATGGGTCTCATAGCCTTCGCGCTCTTAATGCTTGCTTGCTCCTACTGGGAACAATCAGAGAATCAAGACAGGTCCAACATAGACAACAAGGAGCGTGACCATGAAAACATAGAGCCTGTGAAGGTGTACGAGGAGAAAATCCTGGTCATCATGGCAGGGGATGAGAAACCAACGTTTTTGGCCACCCCTGTTTACCACAAAAGAACAATAGACGACCATGTTCTTGTTCCAGCTTCAGCCACTGCCATGACACAAGAAAATGAACGTTCACAGCATGATGGGAGGTGATTTGTGCCACTACCTTTTAGGTTTGTAAGGTTAATGTGGTAGTGGATGGCTAGATGACTAGATTTAAGAAACAGGGGAGTGATGGGTTGAAACTTATTTTTTTCATCATTCACtctgctttcttcttttttgtcaattttttgtcctcttgggttgtctcaattTTGATAAAAGGACACTCATTTTATTTCATCcatttttttctattatattaTCCATGATTTATCTTAGGAATAATTGTTTGTTTACATATTAATTTCACTTTCACCCCACTAAGATATCAAGATAAAAGAGGTAAATAAGTAATATGATAgatgatataataaaaaatgtaaaaagaTAGGAAAAAAGGTCAAAATAGTATTAAGAGAAAGTGGAATGTAAATGAATCAATTgaatttttatactttttttttgttcattcGGAAAACTGAATTTTTATACTAGTATCTAGTAAGTGAAATGTGAAACTAGGATgtgaattaattaattttatggtTGTCGGCATTAATTGTTATATGTGTTTAAAGAATTCATTAAGTGTCCCTGAATGAtaattcaagtggtaagagctgcaGACATATAGATTAGAGAGGGGAagatccaaaatcaattctttaAAGGAGAATATAAATGTTTTCTGATtaccaaaataaaaagaatccaGTGAGTACAAAGTATCAACAAAAGTGACACTTATATAAACTATTTTGAGCATATTTTAACATAAGTTTTTTCAACtttaatttatgaataataatttatgAGTTGATATGTTGTATTATGCGTGAATAAACTTATACAAaatattatgagtttatttattatttaataataacaTTGTATTATATAGGTTTACCGATGCATCCACtcatatacattaaaatgatacaTTATTTAATTCAGCCTACAAGATTGTAACGTATTATGCtacttaaaatatttaattcacCCCTGCAATGGCAGCCACCATCGCAACCATCCTGTTACCGCCACCTCTTCCACTCTATCAAAACCACGCTAATGCTGCTATCGCGGTTACCAccatcaccctccaccactacaACCATCATCACTCTCACCTATCACCtctactgccaccaccaccacctctatcGCATAACCATCATCCACATCCACCATCATCACCGTCATTTTCAACCACCGCTACTATCACTATTTGATaatgttactccctccgtttcataaagtttgttgttttggaccatctttcaatatcccaaaatgtttgttgttttagaaaaccaatgtattttttgctaattttttccacctataccatcatttaatacattttctctcacttatcacctttcatattaaccagcaacaactcttctctattaattacatttttctctatctaagtataatttaatagttggaCATCATAccagtaaaattaaataagggcaatctagtcaaaatatactatcaataattgtttttttactctttgtgccacaaacttaaactacaaactttcttgaacggagggagtatcaaaTAGTTTCAAATGTTAATTACATGATAAAAAGAATTAACCGGTTACAAAAATATGATTAGAGCTACTTTTTAAATATTCACTGGAAACTTTATCAAttagtaatttttaaaaattgtttgcGCCAAGTTTTTTCAAAAACTATTTCTGTCTATAACTTTATATATAGATTATTACATCAGAATTAAAACATAAtgcatttttaatcaaaagacatatttcattttcaaactatctattattattcaatacttcattaaacttaaaatattattaatttaagcGGTTTCACAAATTATGCAATCTATATGACTAAATgtgaataatattaattttttatctgaCTTCACCTGTCAAGCTTAATACTATCATATTTTATACTATCCAATTTTAGACTATTCAACATATTAAATGGTCCAAAGTAATAAGTACATATTAGTAATAAGTGTTTAATTAAAATGTTTACATCTTCAATTTTCGGTCCGGAActctaccacttgagctattttttttgtcaaaggtgTATAGAATAATTGCCAAACAAGATACAATCTCTTGAGTCATTCTACAATGCACAACAACTTAAcagaaaaccctagcagaggtcAGGAGAAAAGTTTGCAAAAGTGGCGTCTCACCACTTGAACTACTTGAGGAAGACATGCGGAAGAAACTTGAGAGCATGGACGGATGGACCTACTTACCACACTCGGTTCCTCGCTGTTTGTTATGAATTGTGTTTTGAACGCCATAAgctaatttaataaatttataaaaataagttaaaaatagGTTATAGATTTGAACAACTTATGAAACTAAACAGAAAGCAGAGTTGTGTATAGACATTTTACTGTTTAAGGCGAAAATGTTAAAATGACtttttttacaataattttaaagatacttgatatatatattatattatttatcatttttatattaatattttagttttttacGATAGAACTTGGAACGTAAGAAATGAAACAATGAGAGATTTTTTAACAATTTGATATCAACTTTTAATAATTCACTTCAAGGTGGAAACaatgaaaattttctttttttagagAAGAAACAATGAGTGAAGAGCAAACTTGTATAATACTATAAATATGGGTTCGGATAACATGGAGCCCGATTTTCGGGCTCCAAAATTAGAGCCCTGTGTTTGACCGGTGATCAAccttaatttcatttttcaattttttttctaaaaattattaatttacatCAAAACTTAATTAATGAATAGAtctcaatttaatttaattaatcagTTGCTGAAGCTCATTTCATCATCGCACATCCACCGCCTTACCTCCGTCGCGGCGGCTCCGGTGCTCCGACCAATAACAGAAAAAACCTTTCTACTTTCTTTCATTTAGGAAAATAAATCTGGGTTAAAAAAACATACAAATCTAGATCTCACCAACCTCATTCAACTGCCCATTAACTACCCATTCAAGAGTCCATCTCCAGATCTACCTTTTCATTTTACTTTGTTCATCCTCATTCACAACTCAATTTATCTCACTCATGACTCAACCATggaatttcttatttttttaaatcgTAGAATACCCATCAAAAGTCATTCTTCTGGAAGGTTGGATCCCTTTTTGTTCAACCTCCGCCGCTCATAAATCATCAAAAGCCAAATCATTCTTAACCAATAAGTGGCATTTTGATTATGAGCAAACCCAACAAGAGATATTAAAAGCCAAGCATCAGACTTGCTTATTCTGTTGATTACAAGAAGAGGGAGAAGAAAAACATGGAGATCGCTCCCTCTCCACTTAAACCACCACTCCTACCCTCTCTTTCCTCCGCCGCTACCGCCCTCTCTTTCCTCCCCACCATCCCCTCCGGCCGCTCGCTCTCCACCCGGACCACCACCTCATGCCACCACCACGCTCTCCCTTGTTTCAAATCGCGCGCCGCTGCTGCATTTCGGATCTCAAGCCTCAAAAGGTTGAACCTTTCTTCTTCTAAGGCCAAGATCTGTGTTTGAATCTGATAAAGAAGAAGATCTATGTTTGAAACTGATTAAGAAGATGATAAGGTGAATCAtgagaatgaatgaatgaaaattTCTGAATTTGAGTTGttagggaagaagatgaagaagattaaatttttattaacttaatcgtttattataattttataattaaatttttttttaaaaaaagtgaaGGGTGATAGCAGGTCAAGAACAGGGCTCCAAAATTGGAGCCCGAAAAATAGGGCTCCACCATAGCGGGACCCTATAAATATATaagtcataaaaaaaaaaataatgttgtTATTTGCTCTAAAAAACTAACGAGTATAcccaaattaatttttcaatttcggAAATGGAAAAATAGCgggtattttatttattagtttttttggaaaatataaatttattaatacAAAACATTACAATTAGTAACTACCAAAGTTGCACTTCTCAGTTCCCACGTTGCAATTAATATAATCTAATTTTTCATTGTTCTATTACCTTTCTCAAATCTAATTAAGTACTTTTGTTTCTATACTATAAATCTAATTAAGCTTGACCTCCATTCTAAAGTCTaaactgattaaaaaaaaaactccctcTAATTCTTAATACATTACAATGAGTAAGTGGTAAAGGTTATCGGATCACCACTTCCAACATGGA is a window of Lotus japonicus ecotype B-129 chromosome 5, LjGifu_v1.2 DNA encoding:
- the LOC130717914 gene encoding protein GLUTAMINE DUMPER 2-like; this encodes MDACHYKYPSSPASSPSSHPPSSSSSFPSTTRPHLHIFILTHHKSQVKKKKNRESKMRSISTSKPITASHSPWHGPVPYLFGILAAMMGLIAFALLMLACSYWEQSENQDRSNIDNKERDHENIEPVKVYEEKILVIMAGDEKPTFLATPVYHKRTIDDHVLVPASATAMTQENERSQHDGR